In the Weissella koreensis KACC 15510 genome, GGTTCTTTCTTTAAAGGAAAGAACGTGACTGTAGTTGGCGGTGGTGATTCAGCAATTTCTGAAGGATTGTACTTAGCTAATGTCACTGATGGAGTTAATGTCATTCATCGTCGCGATCAGTTACGGGCACAAAAGGTATTACAAAATCGTGCTTTTGATAACGATAAGATAGATTTCACTTGGAATACTAGTGTGACAGAGATTTTAGGTGATGAAAATCATGTTACTGGAGTAAAAATTCATAACAATCAGGTCGGTGATGATACAACTCTAGACACTGATGGAGTTTTCGTTTACGTCGGTAACTTTCCAAACAGCCAAATTTTCAATAATTTAAATATTACCGATCAAGCTGGTTGGATTATAACTAACGATCAAATGGAAACAACAATTCCTGGAATCTATGCAATTGGTGATGTCCGGCAAAAGCAACTGCGGCAAATTACAACTGCGGTTGGCGATGGTGGTATTGCTGGGCAAAACGCCTTTGAATATTTCGAAGCCATAAAGCATCGGCAAACGGTTAAAGATTAAAGAGAGGAAAATTACTTTATGGAAATCAAATATTGGTCAGACATTGCTTGCCCCTTTTGTTATATCGGTTCTAACCGAATGAAACGAGCAATGAAGGAAATTGGTATTTATGACACAACTGAATTAGAGTTCAAATCATTCGAGCTTAACCCTGCAACACCAAAGGAAACCGATGAAGGATACATTAATCACTTCACTCAGGGAAATAAGGCAATGGAGCCACAGGCCAAAAAGCAAATGGCTTACATCGAACAAATGGCGCATAACGATGGTCTACCAATGGATCTTGACAGTGTAGTACCTACAAATACTATGGATGCGCACCGGATTATTAAATTCGCAGAAGCTAAAAATGATCCTGATTTGACTGAACGAGTAATTAGACGCTTCTACCAAGTTTACTTTAGTGATGGTCAATCGATTTCTGACCATGATGTGCTATTAAATGCGGCAATGGAAGCTGGGCTTGCTAAAGACGAAGTAGAAAAAGTGCTTAATTCTAACCAATATCATCAAGCTGTGGTCAATGACGAGGCAGAGGCTCAACAATCCGGTATTCATGCTGCACCTTTTTTTGTAATCAATAATAAGTATGCAATTAGTGGTGCTCAACCATATGAAGTCTTTGTTAAAGCCTTAAAGGGCGTTCAAGCAGAAGAAAATTAGGAGGAATTTACGATGACCGAAGATAAGCCACAATTTAATACAATATTTGGCGATAATAATGATGCTGCTGTATGTGGGCCAGACGGTTGTAATATCGCTGAACATCAAAAGCAAACTGAGGATAAGAAGAAAACAAAATAAATGGAGGAAAGCTATAAATGAAGTTTGACTACGTTGTTATTGGCAGTGGGCCATCAGTTTATCGTTTCCTATTGGGAATGCAGAATAGCGGAAAGAAAATCGCGGTTGTTGAAAAGAATCGGTTTGGCGGAATTTGCCCTAACGAAGGCTGCGAACCCAAGATTTTCTTAGAAGGAGCAGCACGAGCAACCTTAACTTCAATGCGTTTGCAAGGTAAGGGAATTACTCAACCAGCTAAGCTTGACTGGAAAGAACTTATTCAGCAAAAGAATAAGGCTATGGCGTCATTCCTAAATAATATGCAAAGTATGTATGAAGGCCTGGGTGCGACTACCATCAAGGGTGAAGCATCATTTGTTGATCAACATACCATTGAAGTTAATAATAAAAAAATCACTGCTGATAATTTTGTAATCGCAACCGGAAAAAAGCCGCATCCTCTTAACATTCCTGGCCACGAGTACCTACTTACTAGTACTAACCTTTTTGAACTCGAAGATACTCCAAAGAACGTCGCAATTATCGGAAGTGGTTACGTTGGTATGGAATTTGCTACATTGTTGTCTGCTGCCGGGGTTAAAGTAACAGTTATTGTTCGATCCGGCCAACCACTAGAGGGATTTTACAGCCAACACGTTCATCAGTTAGTTGATGAAATGAAAAACTCACTTGGTATTAATTTTATATTTAACACAAATGTTACAGCTGTTACCGAAGCACAAACTGGCTATGAGGTTCAATCAGCTAACGGCAACCTTGGCACTTTTGATAAAGTTATTAATGCCAGTGGTAGAGTTCCTGAAATTAATGCATTGAAACTTGATAATGCTGGTGTAGAGTACAGCAACCGCGGAATTAAAGTTGATAAATATTTGACCACATCAGCAAATAACATTTACGCAATGGGCGATATTGTTGATAAAACCGCACCAGCATTAACCTCTACGGCACAGTTTGAAGCAGACTACTTAAGTGCCTTACTTACTAATAAAACAACTGAACCTCTTAGGTACCCAGTAATTGGAACCGTTACGTTCACATTCCCCCAACTCGCTCAAGCTGGAATTAGTATTGATAAAGCAAAGGAAGACAGTAATTATTCAATTAAAGATATTGATATTACTCAAGGTGACTTTCTTTATGCTGGAACAGATGATCACGCACGATTATCATTAGTCTTTGACAAGCAAAATCATCTCGTGGGCGCTGCTGAAATTAGCCAAACAGCAGTAGATGATATCAATTCACTAATTCCTGTTATGGCAATTGATGTTGATCCAGAGGTTTGGAAAGAAAAGATGCTAATGGCTTTCCCTGGTTTAGCATATAAAATTAGAACATTAATTTAACAACAAGAGGGTCTATTTGTGATAATAACTTCTTAAAAATCCTATTAAAACAGCCCCTAACAAATCAACTTGTCTTGTTAGAGGCTGTTTTTTATTTAAATAATATAATAGCCCTTGGAATGCAAGGCTAAATCGAATAGCTAATCATTACTATATAGAGGCGTAATCATTACTATATAGAGGCGCATACATACTTTGTTTCTCAATTTTGGCTAGGTATGTTATAATGAATGCAGAAAAAGGAAGCCTTGCGCTAACAAGACTTCCCGTGTAGAGCCGTATAAGACGGTGGCATTAATTAACGATTGAACATAACCGCTAGCTTGCCAGAGCTAAGGCGGTTATTTTTTTTGCTGATTTTTAATAAACTCAACAACTAATGCTAGTAAGGCGACTATAAAAGTGCCAAACATGAACATAAGCTGTAAAGCGTCCGATACGGACACTTGGGCTACTCCTTTCCTAGAATGTGAGTTTATAGTTTTTACACCATAAGCACCACCCCCTTTAAGGAAATAGCCACCGCCTTAACTTCTCTACTCAAACTATTATACAGGATAACGTATAATTTACCTATTGATGATTAATGCTCTTATATCCTGAATTGCTATGTTTCTATTTTCAATATAAATATAATTATCAGACATGTTTTCAATGAACCTAGATATATTTTTTTGGTTTCATGATTGAAGTTA is a window encoding:
- the trxB gene encoding thioredoxin-disulfide reductase, coding for MRKYDVVVIGAGPGGMTAALYAARANLNVAMLDRGIYGGQMNNTDDIENYPGFTTIKGPELGEKMYQGTVKAGVNFVYGDVQNVTVDDQQMKHIQTDSDELVASAVIIATGSNNRKLGVPGEENFSGKGVSYCAVCDGSFFKGKNVTVVGGGDSAISEGLYLANVTDGVNVIHRRDQLRAQKVLQNRAFDNDKIDFTWNTSVTEILGDENHVTGVKIHNNQVGDDTTLDTDGVFVYVGNFPNSQIFNNLNITDQAGWIITNDQMETTIPGIYAIGDVRQKQLRQITTAVGDGGIAGQNAFEYFEAIKHRQTVKD
- a CDS encoding dihydrolipoyl dehydrogenase family protein yields the protein MKFDYVVIGSGPSVYRFLLGMQNSGKKIAVVEKNRFGGICPNEGCEPKIFLEGAARATLTSMRLQGKGITQPAKLDWKELIQQKNKAMASFLNNMQSMYEGLGATTIKGEASFVDQHTIEVNNKKITADNFVIATGKKPHPLNIPGHEYLLTSTNLFELEDTPKNVAIIGSGYVGMEFATLLSAAGVKVTVIVRSGQPLEGFYSQHVHQLVDEMKNSLGINFIFNTNVTAVTEAQTGYEVQSANGNLGTFDKVINASGRVPEINALKLDNAGVEYSNRGIKVDKYLTTSANNIYAMGDIVDKTAPALTSTAQFEADYLSALLTNKTTEPLRYPVIGTVTFTFPQLAQAGISIDKAKEDSNYSIKDIDITQGDFLYAGTDDHARLSLVFDKQNHLVGAAEISQTAVDDINSLIPVMAIDVDPEVWKEKMLMAFPGLAYKIRTLI
- a CDS encoding putative holin-like toxin, with amino-acid sequence MFMFGTFIVALLALVVEFIKNQQKK
- a CDS encoding DsbA family oxidoreductase yields the protein MEIKYWSDIACPFCYIGSNRMKRAMKEIGIYDTTELEFKSFELNPATPKETDEGYINHFTQGNKAMEPQAKKQMAYIEQMAHNDGLPMDLDSVVPTNTMDAHRIIKFAEAKNDPDLTERVIRRFYQVYFSDGQSISDHDVLLNAAMEAGLAKDEVEKVLNSNQYHQAVVNDEAEAQQSGIHAAPFFVINNKYAISGAQPYEVFVKALKGVQAEEN